A single Cellulomonas sp. SLBN-39 DNA region contains:
- a CDS encoding transporter substrate-binding domain-containing protein, whose product MRHPLPAVALAATTALLLTACAGGAGGTDDATASGGVTLVSPGTLTVCTNPPYEPFEFEGEDGQIEGLDIDIVREVAEDLGVELATKVTPFETIQSGTDLETGTCDVVASGITITEERAAKFDFSQPYFDADQGILVPAGSDVTGPDDLADARVGVQQATTGETWAQEEGIAGLVQFEDLGLQVQALETGQVDAIVNDIAVLGPFVEDGYEVAATIPTGEQYGLGVKKGNAALLAAVDATLERIVEDGTYDEIYTARIGTAPAGD is encoded by the coding sequence ATGCGTCACCCGCTGCCCGCCGTCGCGCTGGCCGCCACCACCGCCCTGCTGCTGACCGCCTGCGCCGGCGGGGCCGGCGGCACCGACGACGCGACCGCGTCCGGCGGGGTCACGCTGGTGTCCCCCGGCACCCTGACCGTCTGCACGAACCCGCCGTACGAGCCGTTCGAGTTCGAGGGCGAGGACGGCCAGATCGAGGGCCTCGACATCGACATCGTGCGCGAGGTCGCCGAGGACCTGGGCGTCGAGCTGGCGACCAAGGTGACGCCGTTCGAGACGATCCAGTCCGGCACCGACCTCGAGACCGGCACGTGCGACGTCGTCGCCTCGGGCATCACGATCACCGAGGAGCGGGCGGCGAAGTTCGACTTCTCGCAGCCGTACTTCGACGCCGACCAGGGCATCCTCGTGCCGGCGGGCTCCGACGTCACCGGTCCCGACGACCTGGCGGACGCCCGGGTGGGCGTCCAGCAGGCCACCACGGGCGAGACCTGGGCGCAGGAGGAGGGCATCGCCGGGCTCGTGCAGTTCGAGGACCTCGGCCTGCAGGTCCAGGCGCTCGAGACCGGCCAGGTCGACGCGATCGTCAACGACATCGCCGTGCTCGGGCCCTTCGTCGAGGACGGCTACGAGGTCGCCGCGACCATCCCGACGGGCGAGCAGTACGGGCTCGGCGTCAAGAAGGGCAACGCTGCGCTGCTGGCGGCCGTCGACGCCACCCTGGAGCGGATCGTCGAGGACGGCACGTACGACGAGATCTACACGGCCCGCATCGGCACCGCGCCCGCCGGCGACTGA
- a CDS encoding DUF305 domain-containing protein, with protein MTSDPTPDAAADPAAGAAETPSALVRTWRALDGAGRTVVAAGVVLALLVGLAAGGLLVGRPGRAVPTEGSVDAGFARDMQAHHGQAVELSVMLRDRSDDPVLRAIALDILTAQQQQVGQMFAWLRVWGLPQSGEADPMAWMAGEHGHAGAGGALADMPGWVQPADLRRLEQADGVEAERIFLALMIDHHLGGVEMARYAVEHAQDAQVVRLAEGIVTAQEREVTVLRDLLDERGGPLPADA; from the coding sequence GTGACGTCGGACCCCACCCCCGACGCTGCGGCCGACCCCGCGGCCGGCGCCGCCGAGACCCCGTCCGCGCTGGTGCGCACGTGGCGGGCCCTCGACGGCGCCGGTCGCACGGTCGTGGCGGCCGGGGTGGTGCTCGCGCTGCTGGTGGGCCTGGCGGCCGGCGGGCTGCTGGTCGGACGCCCCGGCCGGGCCGTGCCCACCGAGGGGTCGGTCGACGCGGGTTTCGCGCGCGACATGCAGGCCCACCACGGGCAGGCCGTCGAGCTCTCGGTCATGCTGCGCGACCGGTCGGACGACCCCGTCCTGCGGGCGATCGCCCTCGACATCCTCACCGCCCAGCAGCAGCAGGTCGGGCAGATGTTCGCCTGGCTGCGCGTGTGGGGGCTGCCGCAGTCCGGCGAGGCCGACCCGATGGCCTGGATGGCCGGCGAGCACGGCCACGCAGGTGCCGGCGGGGCGCTGGCCGACATGCCCGGCTGGGTGCAGCCCGCCGACCTGCGCCGCCTCGAGCAGGCCGACGGCGTCGAGGCCGAGCGCATCTTCCTGGCGCTGATGATCGACCACCACCTCGGCGGCGTGGAGATGGCCCGGTACGCGGTCGAGCACGCCCAGGACGCCCAGGTGGTGCGCCTGGCCGAAGGCATCGTGACCGCGCAGGAGCGCGAGGTCACCGTGCTGCGCGACCTGCTCGACGAGCGCGGGGGCCCGCTGCCCGCGGACGCCTGA
- a CDS encoding amino acid ABC transporter permease, protein MTTAPAPAALPPGRARLSPRRRAQVARAAQYAVLVLVAVAVALTADWSRVGDQLFNPTVAADIAEKLPGGLLNTLQYTAGAFAVGLPLGALLAFMKLSSVALNRWIATAYIEFFRGIPALLVVLAVGYAVPIAFGVSIPSVLAKASIALGLVSAAYIAETLRAGIEAVPRGQVEAARSLGMSHSRTMLQVVLPQAFRIVLPPLTNEIILLTKDTSLVFLVGLTVAEYDLTKIGRDALSTAAGGLTALFVAGGCYLLITLPLGALTRWLERRTGTTGRRA, encoded by the coding sequence GTGACGACCGCACCCGCACCCGCCGCCCTGCCGCCGGGGCGCGCGCGCCTGAGCCCGCGCCGCCGGGCGCAGGTCGCGCGCGCCGCCCAGTACGCGGTGCTCGTCCTCGTGGCCGTGGCCGTCGCGCTGACGGCGGACTGGTCGCGCGTCGGCGACCAGCTCTTCAACCCCACGGTCGCGGCGGACATCGCCGAGAAGCTGCCCGGCGGGCTGCTCAACACGCTGCAGTACACCGCGGGCGCGTTCGCCGTCGGCCTGCCGCTGGGCGCGCTGCTGGCGTTCATGAAGCTGTCGTCCGTGGCCCTCAACCGGTGGATCGCGACCGCGTACATCGAGTTCTTCCGCGGCATCCCCGCGCTGCTCGTCGTGCTGGCCGTGGGCTACGCGGTCCCCATCGCGTTCGGCGTCTCGATCCCCTCGGTGCTCGCCAAGGCGTCGATCGCGCTCGGCCTGGTCTCGGCCGCGTACATCGCCGAGACGCTGCGCGCCGGCATCGAGGCGGTGCCGCGCGGCCAGGTCGAGGCGGCCCGGTCCCTGGGCATGTCCCACTCCCGCACGATGCTCCAGGTCGTCCTGCCGCAGGCGTTCCGCATCGTGCTGCCGCCGCTGACCAACGAGATCATCCTGCTCACCAAGGACACCTCGCTGGTCTTCCTCGTCGGGCTCACCGTCGCCGAGTACGACCTGACGAAGATCGGCCGCGACGCCCTGAGCACCGCGGCCGGCGGCCTGACCGCGCTGTTCGTCGCCGGCGGCTGCTACCTGCTCATCACCCTGCCGCTCGGCGCGCTCACGCGCTGGCTCGAGCGGCGCACCGGCACGACGGGACGACGCGCATGA
- the valS gene encoding valine--tRNA ligase, whose protein sequence is MSDLTSRPDTPTSATAARQVPDKVTVDGLEGRWSQAWGEAGTYTFDRTKDRAQVYSIDTPPPTVSGSLHVGHVFSYTHTDVVARFRRMRGLEVFYPMGWDDNGLPTERRVQNYYGVRCDPSLPYVEGFEPPHQGTDGKAVKPGDQVPVSRRNFIELCERLSAEDEQQFEALWRRLGLSVDWSMTYQTIGRTARAVSQQAFLRNLARGEAYQAEAPGLWDVTFQTAVAQAELEARDYPGAFHKVAFARPDGEQVVIETTRPELLPACVALIAHPDDERYQHLFGTTVTSPLFGVEVPVLAHPAAEPDKGAGIAMCCTFGDLTDVQWWRELRLPTRSVVGRDGRVLRDTPDWITTGAGRATYEQVAGKTTFSAREAVVAALRESGDLLGEPVPTQRKANFYEKGDKPLEIVTSRQWYLRNGGRDEDLRDALLARGGELGFHPEFMRVRYENWVGGLNGDWLISRQRFFGVPFPVWYPLDADGLPRHEAPIVPDEASLPIDPTSDVPPGYTEDQRGQAHGFTADPDVMDTWATSSLTPQIVCGWLDDADLFARTFPMDLRPQGQDIIRTWLFSSVVRAHLEHGSLPWSDAAISGWILDPDRKKMSKSKGNVVTPMGLLEEHGSDAVRYWAASARLGTDAAFEVGQMKIGRRLAIKVLNASKFVLSFGAADEPVLLDPALVTDTLDRAMLAGLAEVVEQATAALEAYDHTRALELSETFFWTFCDDYLELVKDRAYGAGAAADEVTAGTASARAALGLALDTLLRLFAPVLPFATEEVWSWWREGSVHRAPWPTSDALRTAAGDADPGVVAAAGAALAALRKVKSEAKVSMRTPVEHAVLVVPAALRAGVEVALDDVRAAGRATGTLEVVEGETDAVTTRDARLGEAAPRG, encoded by the coding sequence ATGAGCGACCTGACCTCCCGTCCCGACACCCCGACGAGCGCCACCGCCGCCCGCCAGGTACCGGACAAGGTGACGGTGGACGGCCTCGAGGGACGCTGGTCGCAGGCCTGGGGCGAGGCGGGCACGTACACGTTCGACCGCACCAAGGACCGCGCGCAGGTCTACTCGATCGACACCCCGCCGCCCACGGTCTCGGGCTCCCTGCACGTCGGGCACGTGTTCTCGTACACCCACACCGACGTCGTGGCGCGGTTCCGGCGCATGCGCGGCCTCGAGGTCTTCTACCCGATGGGCTGGGACGACAACGGCCTGCCCACCGAGCGGCGCGTGCAGAACTACTACGGCGTGCGCTGCGACCCGTCGCTGCCGTACGTCGAGGGCTTCGAGCCGCCCCACCAGGGCACCGACGGCAAGGCCGTCAAGCCGGGCGACCAGGTGCCGGTCTCGCGCCGCAACTTCATCGAGCTGTGCGAGCGCCTCTCGGCCGAGGACGAGCAGCAGTTCGAGGCCCTGTGGCGCCGCCTGGGCCTGTCGGTCGACTGGTCGATGACCTACCAGACCATCGGGCGCACCGCCCGCGCCGTGTCGCAGCAGGCGTTCCTGCGCAACCTCGCCCGCGGCGAGGCGTACCAGGCCGAGGCACCGGGCCTGTGGGACGTGACGTTCCAGACGGCCGTGGCGCAGGCCGAGCTCGAGGCCCGCGACTACCCGGGCGCGTTCCACAAGGTCGCGTTCGCCCGGCCCGACGGCGAGCAGGTCGTCATCGAGACGACGCGCCCCGAGCTGCTGCCCGCGTGCGTGGCCCTGATCGCCCACCCGGACGACGAGCGCTACCAGCACCTGTTCGGCACCACCGTGACGAGCCCGCTGTTCGGCGTCGAGGTGCCCGTGCTGGCGCACCCGGCCGCCGAGCCCGACAAGGGTGCGGGCATCGCGATGTGCTGCACCTTCGGCGACCTGACCGACGTGCAGTGGTGGCGCGAGCTGCGCCTGCCCACCCGCTCGGTCGTGGGCCGCGACGGGCGCGTGCTGCGCGACACCCCGGACTGGATCACCACCGGCGCGGGCCGCGCGACGTACGAGCAGGTGGCCGGCAAGACCACCTTCTCCGCGCGCGAGGCCGTCGTGGCGGCCCTGCGGGAGTCCGGCGACCTGCTGGGCGAGCCGGTGCCCACCCAGCGCAAGGCGAACTTCTACGAGAAGGGCGACAAGCCCCTCGAGATCGTCACGAGCCGCCAGTGGTACCTGCGCAACGGCGGGCGCGACGAGGACCTGCGCGACGCGCTGCTCGCACGCGGCGGCGAGCTGGGCTTCCACCCGGAGTTCATGCGGGTCCGGTACGAGAACTGGGTCGGCGGCCTCAACGGCGACTGGCTCATCTCGCGGCAGCGGTTCTTCGGCGTGCCGTTCCCCGTCTGGTACCCCCTCGACGCGGACGGCCTGCCGCGGCACGAGGCGCCGATCGTCCCCGACGAGGCGTCGCTGCCGATCGACCCGACGAGCGACGTGCCCCCGGGCTACACCGAGGACCAGCGCGGCCAGGCGCACGGCTTCACGGCCGACCCCGACGTCATGGACACCTGGGCGACCAGCTCGCTGACCCCGCAGATCGTGTGCGGGTGGCTCGACGACGCGGACCTGTTCGCGCGGACGTTCCCCATGGACCTGCGCCCGCAGGGGCAGGACATCATCCGCACGTGGCTGTTCTCGTCGGTGGTGCGCGCGCACCTGGAGCACGGCTCGCTGCCGTGGTCGGACGCCGCGATCAGCGGCTGGATCCTCGACCCCGACCGCAAGAAGATGAGCAAGTCCAAGGGCAACGTGGTCACGCCCATGGGCCTGCTGGAGGAGCACGGGTCGGACGCCGTCCGCTACTGGGCCGCGTCGGCGCGCCTGGGCACGGACGCGGCCTTCGAGGTCGGGCAGATGAAGATCGGCCGCCGCCTGGCGATCAAGGTCCTCAACGCGAGCAAGTTCGTGCTGTCGTTCGGCGCGGCCGACGAGCCGGTGCTGCTCGACCCGGCGCTGGTGACGGACACGCTCGACCGGGCGATGCTCGCGGGGCTGGCCGAGGTCGTCGAGCAGGCGACCGCGGCGCTCGAGGCGTACGACCACACGCGGGCGCTGGAGCTGTCGGAGACGTTCTTCTGGACGTTCTGCGACGACTACCTCGAGCTGGTCAAGGACCGCGCGTACGGCGCGGGCGCCGCGGCCGACGAGGTCACGGCCGGCACCGCGTCGGCGCGTGCGGCCCTCGGGCTGGCGCTGGACACGCTGCTGCGGCTGTTCGCGCCGGTGCTGCCGTTCGCCACGGAGGAGGTCTGGTCGTGGTGGCGCGAGGGCTCGGTGCACCGCGCCCCGTGGCCGACGTCCGACGCGCTGCGCACCGCGGCCGGCGACGCCGACCCGGGCGTGGTCGCGGCGGCCGGTGCCGCCCTGGCCGCGCTGCGCAAGGTCAAGTCGGAGGCCAAGGTCTCGATGCGCACGCCCGTCGAGCACGCCGTCCTCGTGGTGCCCGCCGCGCTGCGGGCGGGCGTCGAGGTCGCGCTCGACGACGTGCGCGCCGCGGGCCGGGCCACCGGCACCCTCGAGGTCGTCGAGGGCGAGACCGACGCGGTGACGACGCGCGACGCCCGTCTCGGCGAGGCGGCGCCGCGCGGCTGA
- a CDS encoding DUF3105 domain-containing protein: MAGTGSRKSREERAAQVAALREQQKRAERRRTIVAVSVVGALVVGLLGWAGVVIVGQARQTAAAEAEAEAPIEGVQEYTDLSFDHVEGVVDYEQTPPVGGPHNAVWLNCGVYDTVVPDENAVHALEHGAVWITYDPALPADQLEILTELAAGESYMLLTPYEGLGSPVVATAWGYQLPLEDAADPRLETFVRKYLLNPDLPEAGALCSNGTGEPVA; encoded by the coding sequence ATGGCGGGCACGGGATCACGCAAGAGCCGCGAGGAGCGGGCCGCCCAGGTGGCGGCGCTGCGCGAGCAGCAGAAGCGCGCCGAGCGGCGCCGGACGATCGTCGCGGTGTCCGTCGTCGGTGCGCTCGTCGTGGGGCTCCTCGGCTGGGCCGGCGTGGTCATCGTGGGCCAGGCGCGGCAGACCGCGGCGGCCGAGGCGGAGGCGGAGGCGCCCATCGAGGGCGTGCAGGAGTACACCGACCTCTCGTTCGACCACGTCGAGGGCGTCGTGGACTACGAGCAGACCCCGCCGGTCGGCGGCCCGCACAACGCGGTCTGGCTCAACTGCGGCGTGTACGACACGGTCGTGCCCGACGAGAACGCGGTGCACGCGCTCGAGCACGGCGCGGTGTGGATCACCTACGACCCGGCGCTGCCCGCGGACCAGCTGGAGATCCTCACCGAGCTGGCGGCCGGCGAGTCGTACATGCTGCTGACGCCGTACGAGGGTCTCGGCTCCCCCGTCGTCGCGACCGCGTGGGGCTACCAGCTGCCGCTGGAGGACGCCGCGGACCCGCGCCTGGAGACGTTCGTGCGCAAGTACCTGCTCAACCCCGACCTGCCCGAGGCCGGCGCGCTGTGCAGCAACGGGACCGGCGAGCCGGTCGCGTGA
- a CDS encoding amino acid ABC transporter ATP-binding protein, whose amino-acid sequence MTTPTPAPVVHVEGLRKSFGTHEVLRGIDLRIDAGEVVCLVGPSGSGKSTLLRCVNLLEQPTGGRVEVLGVDVTDPDVDIDRVRTHVGMVFQQFNLFTHRTVLENCTMAQRSVLRRPRAQAEEVARANLARVGLADRADAMPGQLSGGQQQRVAIARALSMDPQLMLFDEPTSALDPELVGDVLGVMRDLADAGMTMLVVTHEMAFAREVGDRVVFMDGGVVVEEGPADQVVGAPREARTREFLQRVLDPTHRHPDA is encoded by the coding sequence ATGACCACCCCCACGCCCGCCCCCGTCGTCCACGTCGAGGGGCTGCGCAAGTCCTTCGGCACGCACGAGGTGCTGCGCGGCATCGACCTGCGGATCGACGCCGGCGAGGTCGTGTGCCTCGTCGGCCCCTCCGGCTCCGGCAAGTCGACGCTGCTGCGGTGCGTGAACCTGCTCGAGCAGCCCACGGGCGGACGCGTCGAGGTGCTCGGCGTCGATGTCACCGACCCGGACGTCGACATCGACCGGGTGCGCACGCACGTCGGCATGGTCTTCCAGCAGTTCAACCTGTTCACGCACCGCACGGTGCTGGAGAACTGCACGATGGCCCAGCGCAGCGTGCTGCGACGCCCCCGCGCGCAGGCCGAGGAGGTCGCCCGGGCCAACCTCGCCCGCGTCGGGCTCGCCGACCGCGCGGACGCGATGCCGGGCCAGCTGTCCGGCGGCCAGCAGCAGCGCGTCGCCATCGCCCGGGCGCTGTCGATGGACCCGCAGCTCATGCTCTTCGACGAGCCGACGTCCGCGCTGGACCCCGAGCTCGTCGGCGACGTGCTGGGCGTCATGCGGGACCTCGCCGACGCGGGCATGACGATGCTCGTCGTCACGCACGAGATGGCCTTCGCCCGTGAGGTCGGCGACCGCGTCGTCTTCATGGACGGCGGCGTCGTCGTCGAGGAGGGCCCCGCCGACCAGGTCGTCGGCGCACCGCGCGAGGCCCGCACCCGGGAGTTCCTG